The following are encoded in a window of Pecten maximus chromosome 17, xPecMax1.1, whole genome shotgun sequence genomic DNA:
- the LOC117315857 gene encoding solute carrier family 23 member 2-like has translation MASEMQVQTNSDDDQESTPEAKPTRAHQLIYDVEEWPPIPISISVAFQHLLGCLGGIVTLTYTVSDAVCLTNIDPIRSQIFCSSLFMIGLSTVVQSLIGVRLPVFQGPSFTFLPPIIAMKTSGEWLCPEPIQGNNMTVNSTTNTSSYNELVYSRMNQLQGSLMLASIIEVVLGGTGAVGICLRFVGPITSSVTIFLLGYSLYPVPISYSKSYWPVALTSAFIVIVCGIYLAHVRISLPRCCRRRGVPSKGYSICDVFAILISIIITWILCFVLTRAGVLPDDQTEPAYKARTDTRTVLIETTPWFFFPYPGQFGAPGFNMALFIGFLSVVISSAMESVGDYFTIGKTCDAFPVPSHAVNRGILIEGLMSVLSASLGTGHATTSYTTNAAVVAITKVGSRYVLALAGVMGMVLAIFGKLGAVMTSMPDPIIGGITLVSLGIVLSLGIAGLRVVDMTSSRNISVVGMSIFIPIISSEWLNRNPGQIQTGSYELDKVIEIIIGFPMILGIIIAVFLDNTIKGTKKERGFELVTADVTTVVNGNDTGTTSKSSLTMVNKGRDIFDLPYINHLCRNNSCLKYLPFIQTNLHTKIDFVA, from the exons ATGGCA TCTGAAATGCAAGTTCAAACAAACTCGGACGATGATCAGGAATCAACGCCAGAGGCGAAGCCAACACGTGCGCATCAGCTTATCTATGACGTAGAAGAATGGCCGCCAATTCCTATATCGATATCTGTAGCATTTCAG CACCTCCTTGGCTGTCTTGGAGGGATCGTAACACTAACGTACACTGTCAGCGACGCTGTTTGTCTCACCAACATTGACCCGATCCGTTCACAGATATTCTGCTCATCATTATTTATGATTGGACTTTCAACTGTTGTACAGAGTCTGATTGGAGTACG GTTACCCGTGTTTCAAGGTCCATCATTCACCTTCCTGCCTCCAATCATAGCCATGAAAACCAGTGGGGAGTGGCTATGTCCAGAGCCCATTCAAG GTAATAATATGACGGTCAACAGTACAACAAACACATCCAGTTACAATGAGTTGGTGTACTCAAGAATGAATCAA CTACAGGGGAGTCTCATGCTAGCGTCTATCATCGAGGTAGTGCTAGGAGGAACGGGTGCCGTGGGAATTTGTCTGCGATTCGTTGGGCCAATCACAAGCTCTGTGACAATTTTCCTTCTTGGATATTCTCTGTATCCCGTACCCATATCATACAGCAAAAGTTATTGGCCGGTTGCTTTAAC GAGTGCCTTTATTGTGATTGTCTGCGGTATTTACCTGGCCCATGTGCGGATTTCTCTACCCCGCTGTTGTAGGAGGCGAGGTGTCCCCTCTAAAGGATACTCAATCTGTGACGTATTCGCg ATTCTGATCAGTATAATTATAACCTGGATCCTTTGTTTCGTGTTGACCCGAGCTGGCGTTCTCCCGGACGATCAGACGGAGCCGGCATACAAAGCACGGACAGACACGAGGACGGTTCTAATTGAAACAACACCCTGGTTCTTTTTCCCGTATCCGG GTCAGTTTGGAGCCCCTGGTTTTAACATGGCTTTATTTATCGGATTCCTGTCCGTGGTCATATCATCAGCCATGGAGTCTGTTGGGGACTATTTTACCATAGGGAAGACCTGTGACGCATTTCCGGTTCCGTCGCACGCTGTTAACCGCGGCATTCTCATCGAAGGATTGATGAGTGTCCTCTCAGCATCTCTAGGAACTGGCCATGCCACTACTTCCTACACTACGAACGCAGCCGTGGTAGCCATTACAAAG GTAGGAAGTCGTTACGTTTTAGCCTTGGCGGGAGTAATGGGCATGGTGCTAGCGATATTTGGAAAGCTCGGAGCCGTTATGACGTCAATGCCAGATCCGATCATAGGAGGAATAACTCTTGTTAGTTTAG GAATTGTGTTGTCGCTCGGAATCGCGGGTCTACGGGTGGTCGACATGACATCCTCCCGGAACATCTCAGTTGTTGGCATGTCAATATTTATACCAATAATAAGTTCCGAATGGCTCAACAGAAATCCTGGACAAATTCAAACAG GAAGTTACGAACTGGACAAGGTGATTGAGATCATTATAGGATTTCCAATGATATTAGGAATCATTATCGCCGTTTTTTTGGACAACACAATAAAGG GAACTAAAAAAGAGCGGGGATTTGAACTTGTGACAGCTGATGTTACCACCGTTGTCAATGGAAACGATACTGGAACTACATCAAAGTCGAGTTTGACTATGGTGAATAAAGGGAGAGATATCTTTGATTTACCGTACATTAACCACTTGTGTAGAAACAATTCGTGCTTAAAATATCTACCTTTTATACAGACGAACTTACATACTAAGATTGACTTTGTCGCTTGA
- the LOC117315709 gene encoding uncharacterized protein LOC117315709, which yields MSAMKGIVMCPELAKRQLFITRNNKDSLKLTSYRRHPGTSVVISCIAPETHRLKGDPFLKCLHSGRWNKPIPRCIHANDWDRASKSEDDKFLIAGHSPQKSVSAGGISQTEALPYVITVSVLALMFIALIAAIVYLAYLRRRLETSIKEAEARPAHVRAVESLMSLPTTSSTAYDFSMNVDGAAYATSSGTSSPTYGPELEYPPWNTYPRLQQSRLKLETESTCGSVRYTTFSDYLVYK from the exons ATGTCAGCTATGAAAG GGATAGTGATGTGTCCAGAACTGGCAAAGCGCCAACTTTTCATCACTAGAAACAACAAAGATTCGTTAAAGCTTACTTCCTACAGACGACATCCGGGAACTAGTGTCGTCATTTCCTGTATAGCTCCGGAAACACATCGACTGAAGGGCGACccatttttaaaatgtcttcaTAGTGGCAGATGGAACAAACCAATACCTCGCTGTATCCATGCCAACGATTGGGATCGCGCGTCAAAGTCTGAAGATGATAAGTTTTTGATTGCAG GTCACAGTCCTCAGAAATCGGTGTCCGCTGGAGGAATTTCCCAGACCGAGGCTCTACCTTACGTTATAACTGTTTCCGTTCTCGCATTAATGTTCATTGCACTCATCGCAGCTATCGTCTACCTTGCCTATCTCCGGCGGAGACTGGAGACGTCAATTAAGGAGGCAGAGGCCCGTCCTGCGCATGTCAGAGCCGTAGAAAG CTTGATGTCATTACCCACGACGTCATCAACAGCCTATGACTTTTCAATGAATGTAGACGGCGCTGCGTACGCCACCTCTTCCGGAACCAGTTCTCCTACGTATGGCCCAGAATTAGAATACCCTCCGTGGAATACGTACCCGCGACTGCAGCAATCCAGGTTAAAGTTGGAGACTGAAAGCACGTGCGGCTCAGTGCGCTACACTACTTTTTCGGACTACCTCGTCTATAAATAG